In Chitinophagales bacterium, one genomic interval encodes:
- a CDS encoding DUF4199 domain-containing protein, translating to MNDKFRLAAKWALLGAVVMIIFNLLMYIVNVPYDSKLRWVGFLVIITVSILGSMEYRDKMMKNFASFGQIFGFVMILAIIYGLVVSAFSIINVTFIDKEMVSKILLENEIKFEEQGMEDAQIDMAMQWTKKMMTPMWMFIMGMFSTVLGGVFIGLPTAAILAKKRQEEDTILDHTEE from the coding sequence ATGAATGATAAGTTTAGATTAGCAGCAAAGTGGGCACTTTTAGGAGCCGTTGTTATGATAATTTTTAATTTACTAATGTACATCGTTAATGTGCCTTACGATTCTAAACTGCGTTGGGTAGGATTTTTGGTTATAATTACCGTTTCTATTTTAGGTTCAATGGAATACAGAGATAAAATGATGAAAAATTTTGCTTCATTTGGTCAAATATTCGGATTTGTAATGATATTAGCTATTATTTACGGATTAGTAGTATCTGCGTTCAGTATAATCAATGTTACATTTATAGATAAAGAAATGGTTAGTAAGATATTGTTAGAAAACGAAATAAAATTTGAAGAACAAGGCATGGAAGATGCACAAATAGACATGGCTATGCAGTGGACAAAAAAAATGATGACACCAATGTGGATGTTTATTATGGGAATGTTTTCAACGGTATTGGGTGGTGTTTTTATAGGACTGCCCACAGCAGCCATTTTAGCTAAAAAAAGACAAGAAGAAGATACCATACTTGACCATACTGAAGAATAG
- a CDS encoding dihydroorotase produces the protein MKLLLKSVTIIDAQSKHHHKMVDVLIENGKVSEISKSINSDKAKVVDAKACSLSPSWIDMNTHIYEPGFEYREDFESGLNAAARAGYGAVCVMPNTFPVIDNKTQVEFVKNAGIGKLTNTYALGAVSQETKGVDLAEIYDMHTSGAVAFTDGNKAIQSAGLMERALLYVKKFNGLVFSFPYNESISGHGQMNEGIVSTRLGLHASPKLAEEIMVARDLYLLEYTQSRLHFVQVSTKKSVELIKKAKKDGLNVTAGVNVVNLYFDDEKLLDYDTNFKVKPHLRNKEDVKALLQGLKDGTIDVINSGHNPLHEDEKKVEFENAKFGASTIDCSFIVAQKATEKYLTEEELIAKLTNGYKILNIEKPTVEKGSEANFTLYSLNKTTKFTKEKVLSKGKNNPFIGEEFNSVVLGVINKNKTNIL, from the coding sequence ATGAAACTACTTCTAAAATCGGTAACAATAATTGATGCACAAAGCAAACACCACCACAAAATGGTAGATGTTTTAATAGAAAATGGTAAAGTTTCTGAAATTTCAAAGTCAATAAATTCCGATAAAGCCAAAGTAGTAGATGCCAAAGCTTGTAGTTTATCTCCAAGCTGGATAGATATGAACACGCATATTTACGAGCCGGGTTTTGAATATAGAGAAGACTTTGAAAGTGGCTTAAATGCCGCTGCCCGTGCCGGCTATGGAGCGGTGTGCGTTATGCCTAATACTTTTCCCGTTATTGACAATAAAACTCAAGTAGAATTTGTAAAAAATGCAGGCATAGGAAAATTAACTAACACTTATGCACTGGGAGCAGTTTCTCAAGAAACAAAAGGCGTAGATTTAGCCGAAATTTACGATATGCACACAAGTGGTGCGGTGGCTTTTACCGATGGCAATAAAGCTATACAAAGTGCAGGACTAATGGAAAGAGCTTTGCTTTATGTTAAAAAGTTTAACGGATTAGTATTTAGTTTCCCTTACAATGAAAGCATAAGCGGACACGGGCAAATGAATGAAGGTATAGTAAGTACTCGTTTGGGTTTGCATGCTTCGCCAAAATTGGCAGAAGAAATTATGGTTGCCCGAGATTTGTACTTATTAGAATACACACAATCAAGGTTGCATTTTGTACAAGTTTCTACTAAAAAATCGGTAGAGCTTATTAAAAAAGCAAAAAAGGATGGATTAAACGTAACTGCTGGCGTAAATGTAGTCAATTTGTATTTTGATGATGAAAAACTATTAGATTACGATACAAATTTTAAAGTAAAACCACATTTAAGAAACAAAGAAGATGTAAAAGCTCTATTACAAGGCTTAAAAGATGGGACAATAGATGTAATTAATAGCGGACATAATCCACTGCATGAAGATGAGAAAAAAGTGGAATTTGAAAATGCAAAATTTGGAGCAAGTACCATAGACTGTTCATTTATAGTGGCACAAAAAGCTACAGAAAAATACTTAACAGAAGAAGAATTAATAGCTAAATTAACCAATGGATATAAAATTCTGAATATAGAAAAGCCTACAGTTGAAAAAGGTAGCGAAGCAAACTTTACTTTATACAGTTTAAATAAAACTACTAAATTTACAAAGGAAAAAGTATTGTCAAAAGGGAAAAATAATCCTTTTATAGGAGAAGAATTTAATAGTGTTGTTTTGGGTGTAATTAATAAAAACAAAACCAATATATTATGA
- a CDS encoding DUF3467 domain-containing protein produces the protein MSEEKQKQGNQINIELTEEIADGTYSNLAIISHSQSEFIVDFVRILPGVQKAKVKSRIILTPQHAKRLYKALGDNLKKFEDMHGDIADDDVLPGMPMNFGGNTAQA, from the coding sequence ATGAGTGAAGAAAAACAAAAACAAGGAAACCAAATAAATATTGAACTGACAGAAGAAATAGCTGATGGCACGTATTCTAATTTAGCTATAATCTCACATTCTCAATCTGAGTTTATTGTAGATTTTGTAAGAATATTGCCCGGAGTGCAAAAAGCTAAGGTTAAATCAAGAATTATTCTTACACCTCAGCATGCTAAGCGTTTGTACAAAGCTCTTGGAGATAACTTAAAGAAATTTGAAGATATGCACGGAGATATTGCAGATGATGATGTATTGCCGGGTATGCCAATGAATTTTGGAGGAAATACAGCTCAAGCATAA
- a CDS encoding BatA domain-containing protein has protein sequence MRFLNPNFLWALLLIIVPIIIHLFYFRRYKKIYFSNTNFLNEIKDEQATRNKLKHLLVLLSRILAIIFLVLAFAQPFIPNNKQTKQVKKLVSIYLDNSFSMGAEGSGVLLFDEAKETAKKIFESYSERNSFQILSNDFEAKHQRIVSKSEALDLLEDIKITAAYQQKEDVVNKQLNVSNKFKDEKIFYQLSDFQQVNGLFDADTLSSFNLIKVEPTTVRNLSIQNVEFENPVFLKDQSNKLLVTIKNQSKEEKSGSFQLSINGIQKSLGNYTIAPNAETTDTLSFTINEKGWNKGEITLNDYPLIFDDDFYFTFFVEEKIKVYSIYDGNENSYIKAVFSSNEQVDYKEDKVSNIDYNQIENQHLVVLSNIKSIPTGLINELQTFVEAGGQLFITPNENLDINSYNQLLQKLQAGKILNITKTKRKVSNINTEHILFNDIFMEKPTQLDLPNVELYLNLSNTINQEPIMTFSDRNPFLSVTNSGKGKVYVLSSPLGRAYSNFTSQAIFAPLVYKMAVLGVKSNAISFPLSTNTKVTLNKLPKDAEATLSIKNNDIELIPQKSIYNGLLQLQFPTKGLKSGFYEVKSNTGDYEAFIALNYNREESLLNYYSKEEIEQHFVGSNNVKILDNNLAQISENVKLLENGKSYWKLCIILALLFLAIEILILRFLPN, from the coding sequence ATGAGGTTTTTAAATCCTAATTTTCTTTGGGCATTATTGCTAATAATTGTCCCCATTATTATTCATCTTTTTTATTTTAGAAGATATAAGAAAATCTATTTTTCTAACACCAATTTTCTTAATGAAATTAAAGATGAACAAGCCACCCGAAATAAACTTAAGCATTTATTAGTACTGCTTAGCCGAATTTTAGCTATTATATTTTTGGTATTGGCATTTGCACAGCCTTTTATTCCCAATAATAAGCAAACCAAGCAGGTTAAAAAGTTGGTTAGCATTTATTTAGATAACTCTTTTAGTATGGGAGCAGAGGGTAGTGGTGTACTACTTTTTGATGAAGCCAAAGAAACCGCAAAAAAGATTTTTGAATCTTATAGCGAGCGTAATTCTTTTCAAATTTTAAGCAATGATTTTGAAGCAAAGCACCAAAGAATTGTTTCTAAATCAGAAGCCTTAGATTTATTAGAAGATATAAAAATAACTGCCGCTTATCAGCAAAAAGAAGATGTTGTAAACAAACAACTAAATGTTTCTAATAAATTTAAAGACGAAAAAATATTTTATCAACTATCAGATTTTCAACAAGTTAATGGATTATTTGATGCAGATACTTTGAGTTCTTTTAATTTAATAAAAGTTGAACCTACTACGGTAAGAAATTTAAGTATTCAAAATGTAGAGTTTGAAAATCCGGTATTTTTAAAAGATCAAAGCAACAAACTTTTAGTTACCATAAAAAACCAAAGTAAAGAAGAAAAAAGCGGAAGTTTTCAATTGAGTATTAATGGTATTCAAAAATCTTTAGGCAATTACACCATAGCTCCAAATGCCGAAACCACAGATACGCTTAGTTTTACCATAAACGAAAAAGGTTGGAATAAAGGAGAAATAACTTTAAATGATTATCCATTAATATTTGATGATGATTTTTATTTTACTTTTTTTGTTGAAGAAAAAATAAAGGTTTATAGTATTTATGATGGCAATGAAAACTCCTATATAAAAGCCGTTTTTAGTAGCAATGAACAAGTAGATTATAAAGAAGACAAAGTAAGTAATATTGATTACAATCAGATTGAAAACCAGCATTTAGTGGTGTTGAGCAATATTAAATCCATTCCTACGGGTTTAATTAATGAACTACAAACTTTTGTAGAAGCAGGTGGTCAACTTTTTATTACGCCTAACGAAAATTTAGATATTAATAGCTACAACCAGCTTTTGCAAAAACTGCAAGCAGGTAAAATACTTAATATTACCAAAACTAAAAGAAAAGTAAGTAACATTAATACAGAGCATATTTTGTTTAATGATATTTTTATGGAAAAACCTACGCAGTTAGATTTGCCAAATGTAGAACTGTACCTAAATTTATCTAATACTATAAATCAAGAGCCTATTATGACATTTTCTGATAGAAATCCTTTTCTTTCGGTAACAAATAGTGGTAAAGGCAAGGTTTATGTTTTGTCATCTCCTTTGGGTAGAGCATATTCTAATTTTACTTCTCAGGCTATTTTTGCTCCATTAGTATATAAAATGGCGGTATTAGGCGTTAAAAGCAATGCTATATCTTTTCCTTTATCAACCAATACTAAAGTAACTTTAAATAAACTGCCTAAAGATGCGGAAGCTACTTTAAGTATTAAAAATAATGACATTGAGTTAATTCCTCAAAAATCTATTTACAACGGATTGTTACAACTTCAGTTTCCAACAAAAGGATTAAAAAGTGGATTTTATGAAGTAAAATCAAATACAGGCGATTATGAAGCTTTTATAGCTTTGAATTATAATAGAGAAGAATCTCTTTTAAATTACTACTCAAAAGAAGAAATAGAACAACATTTTGTGGGTAGCAATAACGTAAAAATATTGGATAATAACTTAGCTCAAATAAGCGAAAATGTAAAACTTCTTGAAAATGGAAAGTCATATTGGAAGTTATGTATTATTTTAGCGTTATTATTTTTAGCAATTGAGATTTTAATACTAAGATTTTTACCCAATTAA